One Carya illinoinensis cultivar Pawnee chromosome 5, C.illinoinensisPawnee_v1, whole genome shotgun sequence genomic window, ATTATACTCCCTTCTTAGCGACTCCAGCTCGTCGAGAATCACTACCAACCGCTACAAGGAGCCCTCATATCTCTGAGCCATCATAGGAGTCTCTACAAGTTCAACAATTGTAAAGTTTTGCGCCAGATTTGAGGGCTTGGCACGTTTTGGGTTCTTAGAGCTTTTTGGGGTGGCATGAGTAGGATTCTTGGGAGCCATGAGTGGGtaagaaagaaaggagaaatgAGCATGGAAAAGCCTTAAAAAGGAAATGGACCAAAGGCATTCAGTTAGCGCAAGAAGAAAGTAAGGACAGCCTACCACCCAGGGAGGAGGCTTATATAAGCCAAAGGGGACGGTTTGTGTCCCAAGATTGTGGGAACCTACAAGCTACACAAAGACTATAAACTCGCCATGAATCCTGTGAAGTGAGCCATGTGAGGGAACGTGGCAAGAGCCACCTAATTCATCAATGCAGAAAAGACGTAGTGTATGTCATTAAGTACATGAAAATAATTGCTGAAACGTGCCAATAAGGCGAGAATGGGAACCGTTGCGCCGCCCGACGGGAGACAAAAGGGTCAAGTAAAGGCAAATTGGAGCCTGACATGTGGGAAAAACCAAGGAACCAGCACGGCCCCAATTATGCAGAAGAAAGAAATTAACAACCAACTGCATGGCAGGATGAAAGGGCAAAAACAAGGAGAAATTCTCACCAAACTAGTCCGGTGGCCGAGAAATAAAAAATCCCTTGATTACAAACCCTAAAATCAAAAATACCACAAtcacaataaaacaaatcaatcaCATAATTTTGAAAATCCATTGTCAAAATATCATAAACAGAGTATAATCACAATTTCTCAAATTAGTCACATACTTGCCAGATGGCTTGAGTGGTGCTATGTCGACGAGTAACGACTGGAGTGGCTTTTGTGCAAAGGAAATGGGCACTCTAGGGCAAAGATCTAGACCAGATGTTTTGGCAACcaacataaagaaaataatcaaaatcaGAGAGAAAATCATCAAAATCCCTTGTCGAAATCCCCAACAAAGAGAATATCTTTAAAATCCCTTGTCAAAATCGTCACAAACAGATGTTTTGGTAGCcaatagagaaaaaattaaagagaatagGGAGAAAAATGGTGGACTCCAATGATAGAGTTAAGAGGGAGACTAAGACAATACAAGGGAAAGGGGAGAGAGACAGTTGGACggtattttttttagtaaaatattCATTTGGTTTATGAACAGTGCTAGGCCAAATATGACGGGtgagaaaatattattgtagTTAAAAATATGCATTGTTTAGAAAACTATGCatttgactaatccaatgtagacattttttagacaaataatacaaatatttGCAAATATTGATATTTGGCTAATCATTCTAACAAGACAAAAATTGAGAAGCAAGATTTTAAAGATAAGCACTATACAATATTCTTTTTGTCATTATCTTACACCATCCTCTAAGGAGTCATTAAAtgatagaaaaattatttatattgattaCTTATCTTTCAATTGTTAGATGCCGTAAAAATAAGGAGATAAcaaggaaatgaaaattaagAGGACGGTGAATAAAATCTGtcatttttaaaatctcatattGAAGTCTCTTTTTGTAGATCAACAAAAATCTATGTAAACAACCgatccttaaaaaaaaataaaaaataaaaaaaaataaaaaaataaaaattatatttgcagttATATAGTATACAagtaaaattaagtaaatatatGACTTAcgtgaataaattaattttttaataataaaaaattgaataatgttatatataattttgaattttataagcactacacattattttttaaaaggagtaaagtaaattattttaaaaaattaattttttatataaatcttatatttattattattatttttttccaaaaaaaatatacactacATGTGCACTCTATGAtattaaatatcattttaaaaaaatagcttTCTTCACCAAAGTGACCTCTAGAAATAATGGATGTGAGTCGTGACACTGCTAATGAGAATATGGGGTCTCTTTCTTCACCATGGTCTTAGCTTTCCGAAGTAATATCTAGtatatcctttttctttttctttttttatgaaaataccCTTACTCCATTTCATTGAACTAAAGAAGAGATCAATTGAGGAATTTCTTCCATAGTTACAATAAAGTCAGCAGAAATGTTAAGAGCATCTTTTGCTAACCAGTGAGATATGGTGTTACCATTTCTCCTTTCATGAGAAACACGCCACATTGTAAAAGCTTTGAAACATATTCTAGTCTCACATATGAACATACTCGAGCTACTCCatgcttcattttcttcttgtaGGGCCTTTGTTACCTGGAGTGAGTCTCCCTCCATTTCAACTTGCGTCAATCCAAGATCCCTGGCAAACTGAGTTACTACTAGTGCTCCATAGGATTCGGTTGGGAGGGTATCAGGGAATAGCATTTTCTTTTGCCTCATGGTTGCTATAATCTGGCCCTTCTCATCCTTTATGACTACCCCTATGCCAATCATGCCCTTTGCTTTGTCTACTGTCCCATCCCAGTTGACTTTAAACCATATCACTGGTGGGGCCTGCCAATTCTCAGCTGAAGTACTAGTCTGTTGGCCCTTCTTTTGAGTTTGGATATTGTCCTCCTCTTCATTCATCATCTCTAGTCTCAACCTTGTTTCTCTGAGTAGGCAATTTGGAGATAGgaaggtgttttttttttaaatgtaggaATTTCTTCTCAACCATAACTGCCTAGCTACCATCACAAATTCCTATAATTATGTTGCATTGAGATCTTTAAGCATGACCTTGAAAAATACCATCATAGGTAGTTGAGAGCTGGTGCTTTTCTGTAGTCTCTTTGAGCATTGGCCCAAAACATCTTTTGATACCTCACAATTCCACAAAACATGCAGGGTACTTTCCTCTTCTCGTGAACAGATTGGACATAGTGGATCATTCACTATCTTTTTCTTGAATAAATTGAGCTGAGTAGGTAGGGACTCTTGGCAAGCTGTCCACATAAAAATCTTGTCACTTGGAGTGGCATGGAGCTGCCATATCTTGTTCCAGACTTCTTTAAAGGTATTACTAGTTGAGGCTTGGCCTTTGCCTTCCATTTCCTTAGCTTTCTCCATGGCTATGTACTTCGAATTGAGAAGGAGTCATCTTTAGTGCCATGCCATATGAGCCTATCCTTAGAGTTCATTGAACTGATAGGAGTTTGAAAGATCACTAAAGCTTCCTCTGCTTCGAAAATTTCTTGCACAAGCTCAGTTTTCCATCTCTTAGTTGAAGGGTCAATAAGTTCAGCAACAGTGGCTTCACCATTCAGCACCGTGATTGGACTTGTTACCTTGCTGGCTTAGCCTTGACTAACCATTTATCTGTCCACATTTTAACCTGGTCTCCTGTACCTAGCCTCCAAATTGAACCTGCCTCAATAGTTTGTCTTGTAGATAGAAGGCTTCTCCACACAAAGGAGGGCTTGGCTCCCACCTTGGCAATTTGGAAATTCAAATTTGGAAAGTACTTAGCTTTTAGAACCTTGGCAGCAAGTGATGTTGGGTCTTGAATTAACCTCCAGCATTCTTGGACAGCATAGCTTTGTTGAAGACTTCAAGATCCCCAAATCCCAAACCCCCCTCAACTTTGGCTTGCCCCAATCTTTTCCATGAAATCCAATGGATTTTATGTTCTTTCTCATGCTGACCCTACCAATAGTTATGCATTACACTATTTATGGACTGTAGTAAGATTAGGGGCaacttaaaaacactcattgtaTAGGTTGGAAGGGCTTGAATCACTGCTTTCAAATAGATTTCTTTCCCTACCTGAAAGAGAGTTTTGACTATGTGATTACTTAGTCTCATCCTTATGTTGTCTAGGATATTCTTGAATGTTTTGAATCTGTCTCAACCAACCATAGGAGGTAGCCCCAAGTACTTTTCATATGGCATGGTGGATCTTATTCCTGCTATAGATAAGATAAATTGTTGAGTTAGTCTGCTAGCGTTTTTACtgaaaataattgaaattttCTCAACATTTAATCTCTGACCTGAGGCCCTTTCATAAACTCTTAGTAAGCTGATCATTCTACCCCATTCTAAGGCATTAGCTTTGCAAAACAAGAGGCTGCCATTTGCAAAAAATAGGTGGGATATCCTTATCTGTCCATGAGCTACTGGTACTCCATGTATTAGTTCCTTCTCCTCTGTTTTCTTTAGCAAGTTACCCAAAGCTTCTGCACACAATATGAATAGGTAGGGTGATAAGGGGTCACCTTGCATTATGCCTCGAGTAAGGGAAAAAACCTTTTAAGGTTCCCCATTCACAAGCAAAGAGTATGTGACTATTTCAATGTAGTTCATCGCCAATTCCACCCAAGTATTGCAAAAACCCAGCTTGAGTAGGGCTGCTCTCAAAAAACCCTACTCCACTTTATCatatgctttgctcatatctAGCTTCAATGTTATATAGCCCTCTTTCCCTTCCATTTTACATtttatgttatgcaatgtttcAAAAGCAACAATTATGTTATCTGAGATGAGCCTATTAGGAACAAAGGCTGATTGAGATGCAGATATAAGACTAGGAAGTAATTTTTTTAGTCTATttgctataattttttaaatgagtttgtgGAGAACATTACATAGTGAGATAGGTTTGAACTTTGTCACTCTTGTTGGTGCCTTATTCTTGAGAATGAGTGCAATGAAGGTGCTATTTATGCTTCCCATGCCGCCCCTCGAATTTAGCACATTCAAAACTGTATTACAGACTTGGCAACCCACTATTGGCCAGTGTTTTTGATAGAACGTAGCTAGAAAACTGTCTGGTCCTAGGGAGCTAAGTCCATTCATTTGGAAAATTGCTTCTTCCACTTCCTGTGTGCAATAGGATCTGGTGAGGTACTCATTTTGGGACTCAGTCACTCGAGCTTCTAAAGAAGAAAGGCATTCTGTTGAGCGGCTAGGATTAGAATAGGTGAAGAGGTCAATGAAGTAGTCTTGGAACAAGTCACTAATCCCTTCTCTCGAGTGCACCACTTGATCATTGTTGTCTACCAGTTTCTTTATCCTATTGGTTGTCCTTCTTTGTGATGCTGCCTGGTGGAAATACTTTGTATTTCTATCCCGCTCCTTTAATCATTGTTCTTTACCATTTTATCCATTCCCCTTTGCACTTGCTTGATCTCTTCATTTAAGTTGCCTGTATTTCTTTCCTGCAAGTTGGAGAGGAGTGCTAGTTAAGCCTGGACCTTTCTCTTTGATGTGCCAAAGGCCTTCTTACTCTATTGAGTAAGCCTTTGTTGGCAGTGTTTTAGACCTTCTGAGATGAGGTCCATGTTGTTGTTTGCCATTTTTGATGACTTCCAAGCCTCTTCCACAATTTTATAGTAATCTTTATTTAGTTTCCAATTAGCTTCAAATCTGAATGGTTTTGTATGTCTACTACCAATGTATTGCTGCTGTTCCATGGTGATCTAGATGGGGCTATGGTCTGAATTAAGAGAAGGGAGGATAAAAACACTTGGATCCATGTACAGGTCTAACCAATCTCCATTTCCAAGTGCCCTATCCAACCTCTCTTTTGCCTTCCATTAGTCCAAGTGAACTTGTTCCCTGAATATCCCAAGTCATGAAGGCCACAACTGTCTACAGTTTTCCTAAACATCTCCATTTGCTTATGAGGTCTCAAGGGACCTCCCCTTTTCTCACTATTGCTcaaaatctcattgaaatctcctaCACACAGCCATCCAGTTCCTGTTGTAGGTTTCAAATCTTGCAATAGCTGCCAACTTTCATGTCTTTTTTCTATAGCTGGGTTACCATAGAAGCCAGTTAGGTTCCAGGTGGttcattctttcattccttTGACTGCCAATGAGATGTGAGAGTGTATATAGGATATTACTTCAATCTCTactttttctttccaaaagaAGGCTAGGCCTCCGCTAGTTCCTATAAAATTAACCACAAAACTGTACTCATACTTTAGCAAACACCTAATTGATTCCATTTTTTCTCTTCTACTCTTTGTgtccattaaaaaaacaaaggttGGGACTTAGTTTGCACCATAAGGCACAAATTATTAACTGACCGAGGGTTCCTAAGctctcggcagttccaactcaAGCAACTCATCTTAATTGGTGGGGCTGGACATCGGCCACCACCATATCTTCCATGCTAACATGCAAGACAGGTTCCTTCTCCACTTTTAGTTTCTTAAGGGCCTTAATAGTTGTTGATCTGGTGATAAGGCCTACCTCTCTCTTAGACCCAATTGGCATGTTTTCTTTGTTCACTTCTAGTTCTGTTAAGGGGCTTGCAATGCTTTTATCTCTTGCTTTCCTTTTTCAAGTTGTTTGTCTCTTAATTCTCTACAGGGCTTGGACTTGGTCTGTGACAAAATGGGGTAGAGAGGATGCTTGGGCCTTCAAGTCATTGTTCCTAATGAGATCCAAGGATGCTTGTTGGGCCTTGTCATAGCTGGGGGTATCTGGCTTGTTCATTGGTAGTATTGACTCCTCAATACCTTGTATCAAACAAGTTTCTGCAATATTTAAAGCCTTCTAGGCTATCCACAAATAGCTCCCCATTTGTTTCCTTAAAAAGAGCTTGATTGCTTCCTACCTTTTGATCAAAAGAAAGTGGATTCACAATTACCCTTTTAGTGTCTGAGCTGTCCCCATTTAGCAGGCTAGTGTTCTGACCATCTGGTGTAGGTTCATGCTTCTTGGTTGGAGAGTCATCCCTgacctctctctccccttcccaTGGCTGCTCCCCTGCTTCTTCAAATGGTGCTACAGTTCCATACTTTTCCTTGAGAATTCACTCTCTCTAGTTACTGGAGCTCGAAGCCAAGCCCCATATTGCAACTTACTACTATCTATAGTCAAGTTTGAACATCCTCTCTGTGCATGTTTTAATACCCCACACTTGAAACAAAAAGTTGGCAAGCGTTCGTATTTAAGAGGGATCCATGTTCTCTTACCTTCAAATGTCAAGAAGAGGCCTTTTTGGAGTGCCTTTGAGATGTCAATCTCCACCTTTATTCTCAAAAACTTTCCCAACCTATGCCCCTATCATCTACTTGGACAATGAGAGACTTCCCAATAGTATCACCAATCTTTTTGCCTACGTCTTCTGTCATGCTTGCCAAAGGCATGTTATAGGCATGCATCCAAAATTCTTCTGTGGTGAAAGGAACTTCATTGATGGATCTATTACCTTCATACAAGTGAAGACAGACCAACCACCTATCAAATGACCATGGCGTTCCACATATAACCTGTTGAAGGTCCTGCTCTAGGTGGAactctactaaatatttattgcTTCCAATTTCACTAAATTGGATCCAACTGTTGCATCTCCACACTCTCGACATGGTAATCTTAAATGATTCTCTATTTATTGGCCTTTCAGCAATAATCATAGCCAGCAAACAAAAGTTACTTTGTTGCATAGCTTTTGTTGTTGAGTTGAAAGCCAAGATTATTTCCCATTTCTCCTTCTTAGTGAGACTTAGTTCTTCCCATTGTTTTGCTAGCTCCTCATCCATGTTACCTCTTCAAACCAGCAAGGCTAGCTTAAGAGGCCAAATTCTGCTAAAGAGAAAAACCTCAACCTTGAGAGGAGAGGACCGACGGCATATGCAATATTGGAATTGATATCTAGTATATCCTAGTGAGAAGGCCTGGAGAAGTGGATTATAATTTATGAGTCTATGACAGTGGGGGTCTCTTCGTCTCTTTGTTAATGATTAGCTAGATTTTTGTGTTCTCTATGCAACACGAAGAGCGTTTGTCAGCTGTAGATGAAGCCAATGGACCTACTGTCATTGGGAAGAATTGTTACACATCTATCGGCGTGGACCATGGAAAAGGAAAGTAGAGTGGAGGCAGGGAGATGTTGCCAATGGAGATGAAGAAATGGAATCCTATGCGATAAAGGAGGGAGATCTGGAATTGATCTGATGGGAAGCTTTGGTCAACGAGTAGGGGATGTTACAAGGGTCAAATTTGGGCTGGGCCCTCTCATGGGTCATTTAGAGTTCAATGGTTACGGGCTGAAGATTGGGCCTgagtttatgttatgttgttaAGTCCAAGTCCTTATTTTCTGCATGTCTTTATTTAGTCTTCAAGGCTAAGTCCAGTTTAGTAGTCGGCCCATGGCCCATTTCCTTTCCAGAATGTAAAGATGGTGACCTTATATCAGGCGTCGTCTATGCTGTAGGTTTTTATCTGGAAAGTAATAGCAAAAACCCTACTTTCCTTTAtccttccttctctcttttccctATCTATATTCTGGAGGAGCTCCCTCAAAGTGAGCGTTTTTCCTGTGcatttattatttactattcGAGTGTGTTACAAGTAGTATCTAGAGACTATCCTATGCATCTTATTGCAACTTATGGCAGAAGGAACTAGACAAAACCAGCTACAAGAAGGGCTCAATGCCCTGAAAAAGACTACTGATTCTCAATATGAGGACCTAAAAAAATCCATTGAATCCCAGCGTTTACAATTTGAGACTGAAATGGGAGCTATGAAGACACAAATGGAGGCAATGGTGCTGCAGCTTGCTGTCATAACTGGAGAGTTACAGAAAAGGAGCTCTCATGGCAGTCCCCATGGATCATTTTTGGATGCATGCAAGGCCACCCCGAGAATCATCAACACAACCAACAACCACAGCCAATGAGGGAGGTTCAGACTAGGAAAGTGCGCCTAGACTTCTCGGTATTCAATAGGGAGGATCCTGCAGGGTGGATTTACAAGGTAAATCAGTTTTTCTCATTCCATAATACACTTCCACAACACAGGATAAAACTAGCATCATTTCACatggaaggaaaagcattaATATGGTTTCAAGGGATGGAACAGACCAGGCAAATTTCTAGTTAGGAAGCATTTATTAACTCTTTACTAATGAGATTTGGACCCAATGCTTATGATGACCCCATGGAGTCCCTCACTAGATTAAGGCAAACTCATTCTGTTGAAGAATACATGGCTTGATTTGAAACATTGGCCAATAGACTAAGGGGCCTATCAGACTCTTACAAGCTGAGTTGCTTCCTAAGTGGCCTCAGGGATGACATAAGAATCACTGTGAGGATGTTCAACCCAATGGACCTATCTTCTGCTTACAGCCTAGCTAAACTCCAAGAAGAAAACTTAAACTTAACCAAAAAGGGACCCAAAGCCTTTTCAAACCCTCCATCCTACTTACCTAACCTCGGTATCCTCAAAAATCCCTTCCACCACACCACAGATAACCACAAAACCAACCACAAACCCAATTTGCAAATCCAAAAAATCAGTCAAACCCAAATGAAATAAAGGAGTGAGAAGGGACCCTACCGCTACTTCTTGGACCTGGCCATTGTTCATCAAGCAAGATTACCTGTGGATAACAAAGAAACAGTCAAGGTTAGAGTTGCAAATGGAGAGATTATTTCCAGTGAGGACAAGTGCAGTGATGTGAAGGTTTTAATTCAAGGAACTACCTTTAGTGTGGAAGTGCAGGTGCTGGTTTTAGCCAGGTGTGACATGGTACTTGGAATTAAATGGCATAGGGAGCTAAGATCAATATTGTGGGACTTTGAGAAACTATTGATGCAGTTTTTATATGGGGGGAAGTGAAGTAAAGTTGCAAGATTTGGCAGCTGCACAATTGATAGAAAAAGGGGCTCTAAACAGATCCAATAAGTTAGAGTCTAAAGGGGTAATTTTGCAGTTAATGGAGAGCCCTGAAACCCAGGTGCAGCAAGCTGAAAGTGTGGTGCCAGCACCCATTATGGCCCTATTAACCAGCATAAAGAAGTTTTTTCTGAACTAAAGGGGCTACCCCTTCGGAGAACCCATGACCACTCTATCAACTTAATGCCTAATACCCAACCCATTTCCATAAGACCCTACCGCTACCCATACTACCAAAAAGATGAGATTGAAAAAATAGTGAAGGAATTACTGGTTTCTGGGGTCATACAACCCAGACAAAGCCCATACTCTTCACCGGTGCTGCTGGTTCATAAAGCAGATGGCACATGGCGATTATGTGTAGATTACAGGGGGTTGAACAGCGTTATCATTAAGGATAAATTTCCTATCCCTATGGTGGAGGAACTAATGGATGAGTTGCAAGGGTCGGTTATTTTCTCTAAACTGGATTTAAGGTTCGGATACCAATCCAAGTAAAGCCCAATGACGTGCCCAAAACAGCCTTTAGA contains:
- the LOC122310134 gene encoding uncharacterized protein LOC122310134, translating into MDEELAKQWEELSLTKKEKWEIILAFNSTTKAMQQSNFCLLAMIIAERPINRESFKITMSRVWRCNSWIQFSEIGSNKYLVEFHLEQDLQQVICGTPWSFDRWLVCLHLYEGNRSINEVPFTTEEFWMHAYNMPLASMTEDVGKKIGDTIGKSLIVQVDDRGIGWESF